In a single window of the Branchiostoma floridae strain S238N-H82 chromosome 2, Bfl_VNyyK, whole genome shotgun sequence genome:
- the LOC118410027 gene encoding glucokinase regulatory protein-like, whose product MMTATASTLPFTERSNPLTQNIDVADCKGIVDMLHSCDEEMLAGSFQFPGLQDESTVRTILGAVDHIADIMQEPEDHLVVMSGCGTSGRMAFLAATTCNRLLVENGKQACCAYLIAGGDRALLTSQEAPEDDPLLGASELQQAAAGKKKVIYIGITCGLSAPYVAGQLDHCLQHLETFTPLLMGFNPVQLARNHSIEKWDKTVKDVVEEMKHAAKDNKAFILNPVVGPEPITGSTRMKGGSATKILLDTILLLAAQKAVDQCAINEHTVRAFLGAYSQCVESVYSKAADISCLVSNAGKSLQASGHIYYFGAGTAGIMGCIDASECVPTYGSDPEDVRGFLRGGYDTLNNADGCLDNLGPLYRLSWKNFCDDKLGHFKSSDSAIFLLSSPDELGHCSELAEKLKKTGGDVMGVLYNFQPMDAKTLASFSTVFPQSLLLQMPEVPATGGSTALQAAACRRLGEFALKLVCNSVSTGAHIMVGKVFQNLMIDVQIRNNKLFYRAIRIVQHLSDCSHEAATRAVLSALYDTDDVTPLADINVSQHVERGTKQEKVVPVALLCAALQLSPSQARQQLMVTPIIRHAISAGITK is encoded by the exons GTATTGTGGACATGCTCCACAGCTGTGATGAAGAGATGTTGGCAGGATCATTTCAGTTCCCG GGTCTGCAGGATGAGTCAACAGTGAGAACTATCTTGGGTGCTGTAGATCACATTGCTGACATCATGCAG GAGCCAGAGGACCATTTGGTTGTGATGTCAGGATGTGGGACGTCAGGACGGATGGCATTCCTTGCTGCT ACAACATGCAACAGGTTGCTGGTAGAGAATGGGAAACAAGCTTGCTGTGCATACCTCATAGCTGGTGGGGACAG AGCTCTGTTGACATCTCAGGAGGCACCGGAAGATGACCCCTTGCTGGGAGCTAGTGAACTGCAGCAG GCTGCTGCTGGAAAGAAGAAAGTGATTTATATTGGGATTACCTGTGGACTTTCG GCTCCGTATGTGGCAGGACAGCTGGACCACTGCTTGCAGCACCTGGAGACATTCACACCTCTGCTCATGGGCTTCAACCCTGTACAGCTGGCCAG GAATCATAGCATAGAGAAATGGGACAAGACTGTTAAGGATG TTGTGGAGGAAATGAAGCATGCAGCAAAAGACAACAAGGCCTTCATCCTCAACCCAGTTGTTGGG CCTGAACCAATCACCGGTTCGACCCGCATGAAGGGCGGCAGTGCTACAAAGATCCTCCTGGACACCATACTGCTGCTTGCTGCCCAGAAGGCTGTAGACCAATGTGCTATCAATGAACACACAGTGAG GGCATTTCTGGGAGCTTACAGCCAGTGTGTAGAAAGTGTGTACTCTAAAGCAGCTGACATATCCTGCCTGGTCAGTAATGCAGGTAAAAG CTTGCAAGCAAGTGGGCACATCTACTACTTCGGGGCTGGAACAGCAGGCATTATGGGATGTATTGATGCATCAGAGTGTGTGCCAACATATGGATCAG ACCCAGAAGATGTGCGAGGTTTCCTACGGGGTGGTTACGACACGCTCAACAATGCAGATGGCTGCCTGGACAACCTGGGTCCCCTGTACAGGCTGTCATGGAAGAACTTCTGTGATGACAAGCTGGGACACTTTAAATCATCTGATTCTGCCATCTTCCTTCTGTCCTCCCCTG ATGAGCTTGGACACTGTTCTGAGTTGGCAGAAAAGCTGAAAAAGACTGGTGGTGATGTCATGGGAGTTTTGTATAACTTTCAACCAATGGATGCCAAG ACATTGGCATCATTCAGCACAGTGTTTCCTCAGTCACTCCTTCTTCAGATGCCAGAGGTACCAGCTACGGGAGGGTCAACAGCTTTACAAGCAGCAGCGTGCAG GCGCCTGGGTGAGTTTGCCCTGAAGCTAGTCTGTAACTCTGTCTCCACGGGGGCTCACATCATGGTGGGAAAAGTCTTCCAGAACCTCATGATTGATGTTCAAATCAG GAACAACAAACTGTTCTACCGTGCCATCAGAATTGTTCAG CATTTGAGTGACTGCAGCCATGAGGCTGCTACCAGGGCTGTCCTGTCAGCATTGTATGATACAGACGATGTCACACCACTGGCAGACATCAATGTGTCGCAGCACGTGGAAAGAGGAACGAAACAGGAAAAG GTTGTCCCTGTTGCCCTCCTGTGTGCAGCTCTACAGCTGAGTCCCAGTCAGGCCCGGCAGCAGCTGATGGTGACGCCCATCATCAGACATGCCATCTCAGCCGGCATCACCAAATAA
- the LOC118410032 gene encoding N-acetylgalactosamine kinase-like: MAEPAVKPVPSHLADRFTKLRESFKQKYGTDPEFFARAPGRVNLIGEHIDYCGYAVLPMAIEQDIVIAAATTDDQKLTLANVDPSFSEFTSTVDAFTIDKSQPRWFHYFLCGFKGVVEHCKIDKPSGLNVMLEGTVPKSSGLSSSSALVCCSGMTTARANNCSLSKKELAEVCTWCERYIGTEGGGMDQSISFLAEAGTAKLIEFNPLKATDVSLPAGVVFVISNSCVEANKAAFAHYNVRVVECRLAAQLIAKSKGLEWRKLRKLGDLQAALGVCLEEMGVVVDQLLHKDPYSRDEVCKELGVTVEELQETSLSQNTKDLTTFQLHDRAAHVNSEADRVFKFKAVCDEKPDDAIVQLGQLMNASHASCRDLYNCSCAELDQLTQLCIDAGALGSRLTGAGFGGCAVSLVPANKLQDFLKAVQSGFYDNSPTRSKRVAESLFATQPGDGATFFTL, encoded by the exons gtGAACACATAGACTACTGTGGGTATGCTGTACTTCCCATGGCCATAGAGCAGGACATTGTCATTGCAGCAGCCACCACTGATGACCAGAAGCTTACCTTAGCCAATGTGGACCCCAGCTTCAG TGAGTTCACCAGCACTGTGGATGCCTTCACCATCGATAAGTCCCAGCCGCGCTGGTTTCATTACTTCCTGTGTGGCTTCAAAGGTGTGGTCGAACACTGCAAGATCGACAAGCCATCTG GTCTGAATGTTATGCTGGAGGGAACTGTGCCTAAGAGCTCAGGCCTGTCCAGCTCCAGTGCTCTGGTGTGTTGTTCAGGGATGACGACTGCAAGAGCCAACAACTGCAGCCTTTCAAAG AAAGAGCTGGCTGAGGTTTGTACTTGGTGTGAACGTTACATTGGTACAGAGGGGGGAGGAATGGACCAGTCCATCTCCTTCTTGGCTGAAGCTGGCACT GCCAAGCTTATAGAGTTTAACCCACTGAAGGCCACAGATGTGTCCCTGCCTGCCGGGGTGGTGTTTGTCATCTCTAACTCCTGTGTGGAGGCCAACAAGGCAGCCTTCGCTCACTATAATGTGAGAGTGGTGGAGTGTCGACTGGCAGCTCAG CTCATAGCAAAGTCTAAAGGCCTGGAATGGAGGAAGCTGCGGAAGCTGGGAGATCTCCAGGCAGCGCTGGGCGTGTGCCTGGAGGAGATGGGTGTGGTCGTGGACCAACTGCTCCATAAGGATCCTTACAGCAGGGACGAG GTCTGCAAGGAACTGGGAGTGACTGTAGAAGAACTGCAGGAAACCAGTCTCAGCCAGAACACCAAAGATT TGACTACATTCCAGCTCCATGACAGGGCTGCTCACGTGAACAGTGAAGCTGACAGGGTCTTCAAGTTCAAAGCCGTGTGTGACGAGAAGCCAGATGATGCAATTGTACAGCTGGGGCAGCTGATGAATGCCAGCCATGCCAGCTGCAGAGACCTGTACAACTGCAGCTGTGCTGAGCTGGACCAGCTGACACAGCTCTGCAT TGATGCaggggctctggggtcacgccTGACTGGTGCAGGGTTTGGGGGTTGTGCTGTGTCCCTGGTACCAGCCAACAAACTGCAGGACTTCCTCAAAGCGGTCCAATCTGGGTTCTATGACAACAGTCCCACCAGGAGCAAGAGAGTGGCAGAAAGTCTCTTTGCAACTCAGCCTGGTGATGGGGCAACTTTCTTCACATtgtaa